One window of Ignavibacteriota bacterium genomic DNA carries:
- a CDS encoding four helix bundle protein, which translates to METPKKYDLEERTEKFASQVVQFVNVIPKTIPNIEYCKQVVRSSGSVGANYIEANESLGKKDFLLHIKISKKEAKETRYWLRLITCEGQFIEVKEKLIQESTELMKIFGAILEKSSGKDE; encoded by the coding sequence ATCGAAACCCCCAAGAAATATGACCTTGAAGAGCGTACCGAGAAATTTGCATCGCAAGTTGTTCAGTTCGTGAATGTAATTCCTAAAACTATTCCGAATATCGAATATTGTAAACAGGTTGTACGGTCGTCGGGTTCAGTTGGCGCAAATTATATTGAAGCGAATGAATCACTCGGCAAAAAGGATTTCCTTTTACACATCAAAATTAGTAAGAAGGAAGCGAAGGAGACTCGGTATTGGTTACGACTAATTACTTGTGAAGGACAATTTATTGAAGTGAAAGAAAAACTTATACAGGAATCTACTGAGTTAATGAAAATATTTGGCGCGATATTAGAAAAATCATCCGGTAAGGATGAGTAA
- a CDS encoding UMP kinase, with amino-acid sequence MSTKPKYKRILLKVSGEALMGNKDFGIDSTVLKWYAEEIHSIRELGVEIGIVIGGGNIYRGVENSSDGVDKVTGDQMGMLATIINGLALQSALEHHGVFTRLLSSINMEEIAEPFIRRRAIRHLEKGRVVIFGAGTGNPYFTTDTAAALRAVELHADVIIKGTRVDGVYDSDPEKNPKATMFHEISYEDVYEKNLRIMDLTAITLCKENDMPIVVFNMNKRGNLLHLIQGKKVGTLVSPEVKSLKKTSKRK; translated from the coding sequence ATGAGTACGAAACCAAAATACAAACGCATTCTTCTCAAAGTCAGCGGCGAAGCGTTGATGGGAAACAAAGACTTCGGCATTGACTCGACCGTGTTGAAGTGGTACGCAGAAGAAATTCACAGCATCCGCGAACTCGGCGTTGAAATCGGGATTGTCATTGGCGGCGGAAATATTTACCGAGGCGTCGAAAATTCTTCCGACGGCGTTGATAAAGTTACCGGCGACCAGATGGGAATGTTGGCAACGATTATCAACGGCTTGGCATTGCAAAGCGCACTGGAACATCACGGAGTGTTCACACGCCTACTGAGTTCCATCAACATGGAAGAAATTGCAGAACCGTTTATCCGTCGGAGAGCAATCCGGCATTTGGAAAAAGGACGCGTGGTTATCTTCGGCGCAGGGACAGGCAACCCGTACTTTACAACCGACACCGCCGCCGCGTTACGTGCAGTTGAACTTCACGCCGATGTCATCATCAAAGGGACACGTGTAGATGGCGTGTATGATTCCGACCCGGAGAAAAATCCGAAGGCAACAATGTTCCACGAAATTTCTTATGAAGATGTGTATGAGAAAAATCTCCGCATCATGGACCTCACGGCAATAACACTCTGCAAAGAAAACGATATGCCGATTGTTGTTTTCAACATGAACAAGCGCGGGAATCTTCTGCATCTCATTCAAGGAAAAAAGGTCGGAACGCTTGTTTCACCGGAAGTGAAGTCGCTGAAAAAGACATCGAAGAGAAAATGA
- a CDS encoding alpha-ketoacid dehydrogenase subunit beta gives MNKTLTYIEAISEGLREEMRRDNSVFLLGEDIGAYGGAFKVTKGFVEEFGEERVLDTVLGEAAILGAASGAALVGMRPVAEMQFSDFVSNGFNQLVNISAKYHYRNFTPIPMVVRLPSGGGIHGGPFHSINPEAWFFHVPGLKLVAPSTPYDAKGLLKAAIRDNNPVLYFEHKYLYRHIKGEVPDDDYIVPIGKADIKREGADITVITYHNGVHWSLSAAETMAKEGIEVEVVDLRSLMPLDKEAILRSVKKTGKVLIVHEDTLTGGIGGEISAMITEHAFEFLDAPIRRVASLDTPVPYAPTLEEAFLPSAKKVVVELQKLAAY, from the coding sequence ATGAACAAAACATTAACCTACATTGAAGCAATCTCCGAAGGTCTCCGCGAAGAAATGAGACGAGACAATTCTGTCTTTCTGCTTGGCGAAGATATTGGCGCGTACGGCGGTGCGTTCAAAGTTACAAAAGGATTTGTTGAAGAGTTCGGAGAAGAGCGGGTGCTTGATACTGTGCTTGGTGAAGCGGCAATTCTCGGAGCGGCAAGCGGCGCGGCTCTTGTGGGAATGAGACCCGTTGCCGAAATGCAATTTTCTGATTTTGTATCGAACGGATTCAATCAACTTGTAAACATTTCGGCAAAGTATCATTACAGAAATTTCACGCCGATTCCGATGGTTGTACGACTTCCATCCGGCGGTGGAATTCATGGCGGCCCGTTTCATTCGATTAATCCTGAAGCGTGGTTCTTTCATGTTCCGGGTTTGAAACTTGTTGCCCCATCAACTCCGTATGATGCAAAGGGACTTCTGAAAGCGGCGATACGTGATAACAATCCTGTGTTGTACTTCGAGCATAAATATTTGTATCGCCATATCAAAGGCGAAGTGCCTGATGATGATTACATTGTCCCAATCGGAAAAGCGGACATCAAACGTGAAGGAGCAGATATCACTGTCATAACCTATCACAACGGCGTTCATTGGAGTTTATCAGCCGCAGAGACAATGGCAAAAGAAGGTATCGAAGTCGAGGTTGTTGACTTACGTTCATTAATGCCTCTTGATAAAGAAGCGATTTTGCGTTCAGTAAAGAAAACAGGAAAAGTGTTAATCGTTCATGAAGACACATTGACCGGCGGTATCGGTGGAGAAATTTCCGCCATGATAACGGAACACGCGTTTGAATTTCTTGATGCGCCGATACGTCGCGTTGCATCACTCGATACGCCCGTTCCATACGCGCCGACGCTTGAAGAAGCATTTCTTCCGAGCGCAAAAAAAGTAGTAGTAGAATTACAAAAACTTGCAGCATATTGA
- the frr gene encoding ribosome recycling factor: MIKTIMKEIEDKMHKAVEVVRQEFSKIRTGKATTGLLDMVKVDYYGQHMPLKQVANLGVLDVHTLSITPWEKTMAQPIEKAILAANLGFNPINDGTIIRVPIPPLNEERRKELVKLVKKFAEEGKISIRNIRRDGIEKLKKAEKDEHFSEDERKRGEQDAQKFTDKFIKDIDALVVQKEKEIMEV; encoded by the coding sequence ATGATAAAAACAATCATGAAAGAAATCGAAGATAAAATGCACAAGGCTGTCGAAGTCGTTCGACAGGAATTTTCAAAAATCCGAACCGGGAAAGCAACAACCGGTTTACTCGACATGGTGAAGGTTGATTATTATGGTCAACACATGCCGCTGAAACAAGTTGCTAATTTAGGCGTGCTCGATGTTCACACACTCAGCATCACGCCGTGGGAAAAAACGATGGCGCAACCGATTGAAAAAGCAATCCTTGCCGCCAATCTCGGATTCAATCCCATTAATGACGGAACGATTATCCGAGTTCCTATACCGCCTCTGAACGAAGAACGGCGAAAGGAACTCGTCAAACTTGTAAAAAAGTTTGCTGAGGAAGGAAAGATATCAATCCGTAATATCCGCCGGGATGGAATAGAAAAATTAAAAAAAGCGGAGAAAGACGAACACTTCTCTGAGGATGAACGTAAGCGTGGCGAACAGGATGCTCAGAAGTTCACCGATAAATTTATCAAAGACATTGATGCGTTAGTCGTTCAAAAAGAAAAAGAAATCATGGAAGTGTAA
- a CDS encoding 2-oxo acid dehydrogenase subunit E2: MAKVEVVMPQLGESLTEGTIVKWHKKPGDKVRKDETLLEISTDKVDSEIPSPVGGVVTKLLFEEQKTVAVRTVIAEIDTDESASGSAETPKVSQPVEQAKPVVAESKQPSASPVVSSQAKPATGRFYSPLVLNIAREEGISMSELEQLPGTGEGGRVSKKDILAYVDAKKKGTVVVQPTISAHPTVSTAPSAPRLETSLKHVDAGELLKKYPAPQYEILQMSNILQKMSDHMVKSVHTSPHVQAIHECDMTKVDNYRRKHTAAFEAREGFKLTYMPFICDAIVKALKKYPLVNSSIEGDKIILKKFINLGMAVASENGLIVPVIKNADEKNFIGMARAINDLATRTRTKKLTPADIEGGTFTITNYGVFGTMVGIPIISQPQVAILGIGAIKKRPVVINDAIAIRSMSYFTLSFDHRTVDGALGGSFMDAIVKELENFDETQVL, encoded by the coding sequence ATGGCAAAAGTAGAAGTTGTAATGCCGCAGTTGGGCGAAAGTCTTACCGAAGGCACGATTGTAAAATGGCACAAAAAACCGGGAGATAAAGTCAGGAAGGACGAAACGCTTCTTGAAATTTCCACCGACAAAGTTGATTCGGAAATTCCATCTCCTGTTGGAGGTGTCGTTACTAAATTATTGTTTGAAGAACAAAAAACAGTAGCAGTCCGAACCGTGATTGCAGAAATTGATACGGATGAGTCTGCATCAGGCTCTGCCGAAACACCGAAGGTCTCTCAACCTGTTGAACAAGCGAAACCGGTTGTTGCTGAATCAAAACAACCAAGTGCGTCACCTGTTGTATCTTCACAAGCAAAACCCGCGACAGGTAGATTTTATTCTCCGCTTGTTCTGAACATCGCACGTGAAGAAGGAATCTCGATGAGCGAACTTGAACAACTTCCCGGAACCGGTGAAGGTGGACGTGTTTCAAAGAAGGATATTCTCGCGTATGTTGATGCGAAGAAAAAGGGAACTGTCGTTGTGCAACCGACTATATCTGCACACCCAACCGTTTCGACTGCGCCATCTGCGCCACGATTGGAAACATCGTTGAAACATGTTGATGCAGGAGAACTTCTCAAAAAATATCCTGCGCCGCAGTACGAAATTTTGCAGATGAGCAATATCTTGCAAAAAATGTCAGACCACATGGTGAAGAGCGTTCACACATCACCGCACGTTCAGGCAATTCACGAATGTGACATGACGAAGGTAGATAATTACAGGAGAAAGCACACCGCTGCGTTTGAGGCGCGTGAAGGTTTCAAGCTGACCTACATGCCGTTCATCTGCGATGCGATTGTGAAAGCGTTGAAGAAATATCCACTTGTCAATTCTTCTATAGAAGGTGATAAAATTATTTTGAAGAAGTTCATCAATCTCGGAATGGCAGTCGCATCGGAAAACGGGTTAATTGTTCCTGTTATTAAAAATGCCGATGAGAAAAACTTCATCGGCATGGCACGCGCTATCAACGATTTGGCTACGCGTACACGCACGAAGAAACTCACACCTGCCGATATTGAAGGTGGCACGTTCACGATAACAAACTACGGTGTATTCGGAACGATGGTTGGGATTCCGATTATCAGTCAACCACAAGTTGCAATTCTCGGAATCGGTGCGATTAAGAAACGCCCGGTTGTCATCAATGATGCAATCGCCATTCGTTCCATGTCATACTTCACGTTATCGTTTGACCATCGCACCGTTGATGGCGCACTTGGCGGTTCGTTTATGGATGCAATTGTAAAGGAACTTGAGAATTTTGATGAAACTCAGGTTCTTTAA
- the polA gene encoding DNA polymerase I: protein MFTTFQTSSNLPRLFLLDGMALAYRAYFSFISRPLTNSKGENTSAIFGFTNTLIKILEEEKPEYIAVVFDTKEPTFRHKEYTPYKATREKMPDDMASQLEQLKEVVQAFNVPSLELPGYEADDIMGTLAKQAEAKGILTYLVTSDKDFMQLISPLVKIFKPGKSGDEWEIVDETGVMQKFGVEPEKVIEVLGLIGDSSDNVPGVPGIGEKTAIPLIREYGTIENLLENVEKISAKGVREKLKNNRELALLSKRLVTIETKVPIEASIKDLKTQPHDNQKLIKLLSGLEFKSLLRKLSNLSIQVQEDVSFDVAELEQATIETDEHVHHIIKTEKELAQLLSVLSKSKLFVFDTETTSTDALKAELVGMSFSVKAREAYYVPVQLQVKSEKLQVDNVGFGLFEQSENQSKISPAAGGQDNPQSVITEGLPADLVLNKLSPIFQNPKIKKVGQNIKYDVLVLASHGVNVEGIEFDTMVANYVLRPDGQHNMDDMATEHLRYKTISYDDLVGTGKDRKELWEIESEKVATYSAEDADITFRLYETLQQKLEKQNLLQLCEEVEFPLVPVLTDMELAGVKLDTQFLSDLSKELERMLENLTRDIYHDAGEKFNINSTQQLGKILFDKLKLPPVKKTKTGYSTDVAVLETLRHQHAIIEKLLEQRQLQKLKSTYVDALPTLINPKTGRVHTSFNQTIAATGRLSSSDPNIQNIPIRTEIGRSIRKAFIPGKPDWLIISADYSQIELRVMAHVSGDEGLKDAFNNHEDIHATTAAKVFGVNLSDVTRDMRRKAKEVNFGIMYGIGAFGLANRLDIAQSEAKEIIAKYFERFPNVRQYIDATIAQARQTGYVSTLLGRRRFFPDINNKNQSIRGNAERQAINMPIQGTAADMIKLAMIRIHKMIIDSGLKIQMLLQVHDELVFESSKNDVEAGKKLIIQGMKEALPLSVPVEVEINAGRNWFEAH from the coding sequence ATGTTCACAACTTTTCAAACTTCATCAAATCTTCCCCGTCTCTTTCTTCTTGATGGAATGGCGCTCGCGTACCGCGCATATTTCAGTTTCATCTCCCGACCTCTGACAAATTCAAAAGGAGAAAACACAAGCGCTATTTTCGGATTCACGAATACGCTCATCAAAATCTTAGAAGAAGAAAAGCCGGAGTACATCGCCGTCGTGTTCGATACGAAAGAACCGACATTCAGGCACAAAGAATACACACCGTACAAAGCCACCCGCGAAAAAATGCCTGATGACATGGCTTCTCAGTTGGAACAGCTGAAAGAAGTTGTGCAGGCGTTCAACGTCCCGTCGCTCGAACTTCCCGGCTACGAAGCGGACGACATCATGGGAACGTTGGCGAAGCAAGCAGAAGCAAAAGGGATTCTCACCTATCTGGTCACGAGCGATAAAGATTTCATGCAATTGATTTCGCCGTTGGTGAAAATCTTCAAGCCGGGAAAGAGCGGTGACGAATGGGAAATTGTGGATGAAACCGGCGTGATGCAGAAATTCGGTGTTGAGCCTGAGAAGGTCATTGAAGTTCTCGGTCTTATCGGCGATTCGTCCGATAATGTTCCGGGCGTTCCGGGCATCGGGGAGAAGACCGCTATCCCGCTTATCCGCGAGTATGGAACGATTGAGAATTTGTTGGAGAACGTTGAGAAGATTTCCGCAAAAGGAGTTCGGGAGAAACTGAAAAACAATCGCGAACTTGCACTTCTTTCCAAACGACTTGTCACCATCGAAACAAAAGTTCCGATTGAAGCATCAATCAAGGATTTGAAAACTCAACCGCACGATAATCAAAAACTCATCAAACTTCTCTCCGGGTTGGAATTCAAATCGTTGTTGAGAAAACTTTCCAATCTCTCCATTCAGGTTCAGGAAGATGTCAGTTTTGATGTTGCTGAACTTGAACAAGCGACCATTGAAACCGATGAACATGTTCATCACATCATCAAAACAGAAAAGGAACTTGCTCAACTTCTCAGCGTTCTTTCAAAATCGAAGTTGTTCGTGTTTGATACGGAAACAACATCAACCGATGCACTGAAAGCGGAACTTGTGGGAATGTCATTTTCGGTGAAGGCGAGAGAAGCGTATTACGTTCCGGTACAGTTACAAGTTAAGAGTGAAAAGTTACAAGTTGATAATGTTGGATTTGGTTTATTCGAACAATCAGAAAATCAATCCAAAATTTCACCAGCCGCAGGCGGGCAGGACAATCCGCAATCCGTAATCACGGAAGGGTTACCAGCCGACCTTGTTCTTAATAAACTCTCTCCGATATTTCAGAATCCCAAAATCAAAAAGGTCGGACAAAATATCAAGTACGATGTGCTCGTGCTTGCATCGCATGGAGTGAACGTTGAGGGAATCGAATTCGATACGATGGTTGCTAATTATGTTTTGCGTCCCGACGGACAACATAACATGGACGACATGGCGACAGAACATCTCCGCTACAAAACAATTTCGTATGATGATTTGGTCGGAACAGGAAAAGACCGGAAGGAACTTTGGGAGATTGAGTCGGAGAAAGTCGCAACGTATTCTGCCGAAGATGCTGACATCACATTTCGTTTGTATGAAACGTTACAACAGAAGTTGGAGAAACAGAATCTGTTACAACTGTGCGAAGAGGTAGAGTTCCCTTTAGTGCCGGTTCTGACAGACATGGAACTTGCCGGAGTCAAACTCGACACACAATTTCTTTCTGATTTATCGAAAGAACTCGAACGGATGCTCGAAAACCTGACGAGAGATATTTATCATGACGCAGGGGAGAAGTTCAACATCAACTCGACTCAGCAACTTGGAAAAATTCTCTTCGATAAACTCAAACTCCCGCCGGTGAAGAAGACGAAGACCGGATATTCAACCGATGTTGCTGTTCTCGAAACGTTGCGACATCAACATGCCATCATCGAAAAATTGTTGGAACAGCGTCAACTTCAAAAACTAAAGTCAACGTATGTTGATGCACTGCCGACATTAATCAACCCGAAAACGGGGCGTGTCCATACGTCGTTTAATCAAACAATCGCCGCGACCGGGCGACTCTCAAGCAGCGACCCGAACATACAGAACATTCCCATTCGGACGGAAATCGGGAGAAGTATTCGGAAAGCGTTTATTCCCGGCAAACCTGATTGGCTGATTATTTCTGCCGATTATTCTCAAATCGAATTGCGTGTGATGGCGCATGTTTCGGGTGATGAAGGGTTGAAGGATGCATTCAACAATCATGAAGATATTCATGCAACGACTGCCGCAAAAGTGTTTGGCGTAAATCTCTCTGATGTTACTCGCGACATGAGGCGAAAAGCGAAGGAAGTGAATTTCGGAATCATGTATGGCATTGGCGCCTTCGGGTTGGCGAACCGGTTGGACATCGCTCAGTCGGAAGCGAAAGAAATTATTGCTAAATATTTCGAACGCTTCCCGAACGTGCGACAGTATATTGATGCAACGATTGCGCAAGCACGACAGACGGGATACGTTTCAACGCTTCTCGGTCGCCGACGATTCTTTCCCGACATCAATAATAAAAATCAAAGCATTCGCGGCAACGCAGAACGTCAGGCGATTAACATGCCGATTCAAGGAACGGCGGCAGACATGATTAAACTTGCAATGATTCGAATTCATAAAATGATTATTGATTCAGGATTGAAGATTCAGATGTTACTGCAAGTTCACGATGAATTGGTTTTTGAATCTTCCAAGAACGATGTTGAGGCAGGGAAGAAGTTAATTATTCAAGGAATGAAAGAAGCGCTTCCTCTTTCCGTGCCGGTCGAAGTGGAAATTAATGCCGGAAGGAATTGGTTTGAAGCGCATTAG
- a CDS encoding PspC domain-containing protein yields MKNRSHAQSPITDSTSTETPFTPTPKKELVRSIRDRKIFGVCGGVAKYLGIDSTIVRIVYLVLVFASFGWGLLLYIILTLLMPEEKPTITT; encoded by the coding sequence ATGAAAAATCGTTCTCATGCACAATCACCGATAACGGATTCAACCAGCACGGAAACTCCTTTTACGCCGACACCGAAGAAAGAACTCGTCCGCTCGATTCGTGACAGAAAAATTTTCGGCGTGTGCGGCGGCGTTGCAAAGTACCTCGGAATTGATTCGACGATTGTCCGGATTGTGTATTTAGTTCTCGTCTTTGCTTCATTCGGTTGGGGATTATTGCTGTACATTATCCTCACACTTCTGATGCCCGAAGAAAAACCAACTATTACAACCTAA
- the lipA gene encoding lipoyl synthase, translating into MTLLIEEIKPRRPEWLKAKLPGGENYSRLKGLMETRKLHTVCEEARCPNMGECWNHGTATFMILGDVCTRSCGFCAVKTGKPTELDADEPRRVAEAVQLMGVKHAVITSVNRDELFDGGAQIFAETIKQVRAVNPGTRVEVLIPDFRGDEFALDIVLDAFPDVLNHNMETVPRLYTTVRPQAKYERSLELLQRSKRRGFLTKTGLMVGIGEEEHEVVDVMKDLSAINCDILTIGQYLQPTKEHLPVARFVHPDEFNRYKVVGKELGFKHVESGPLVRSSYHAEQQV; encoded by the coding sequence ATGACATTGTTGATTGAGGAAATAAAGCCACGAAGACCGGAGTGGCTAAAAGCCAAACTCCCCGGAGGTGAAAACTATTCGCGCCTGAAGGGATTGATGGAAACACGAAAACTTCATACTGTGTGTGAAGAGGCGCGTTGCCCGAACATGGGCGAATGTTGGAATCATGGAACAGCGACGTTTATGATTCTCGGTGATGTTTGCACACGGAGTTGTGGTTTCTGCGCAGTGAAAACCGGCAAACCGACGGAACTCGATGCGGATGAACCGCGACGTGTTGCAGAGGCAGTTCAATTGATGGGAGTGAAACATGCAGTCATAACTTCTGTCAACCGAGATGAATTGTTCGATGGAGGCGCACAAATTTTTGCTGAGACAATCAAACAGGTTCGTGCAGTAAATCCCGGAACCCGCGTCGAAGTATTGATTCCGGATTTTCGAGGAGACGAATTCGCCCTCGATATTGTTCTCGATGCTTTTCCCGATGTGTTGAATCATAACATGGAAACAGTACCGCGATTGTACACAACGGTCAGACCGCAGGCGAAATATGAACGTTCACTCGAATTACTCCAACGTTCGAAGCGTCGCGGTTTCCTCACGAAAACCGGATTGATGGTTGGCATCGGTGAAGAGGAACATGAAGTGGTTGATGTGATGAAAGATTTATCTGCAATCAACTGCGACATTCTCACTATCGGTCAATATCTTCAACCGACAAAAGAACATTTACCGGTTGCTCGCTTCGTTCATCCGGATGAATTCAATCGCTACAAAGTTGTCGGAAAAGAATTAGGTTTCAAGCATGTCGAATCCGGTCCGCTTGTTCGCAGTTCGTATCATGCCGAGCAACAAGTATAA
- a CDS encoding serine/threonine-protein phosphatase: protein MQIRKLYRTIETIASRSFTNEEELLKNVLQAVIRNEEISMKGGRLWRFDSKTGTYALIFQDGEIERIRANFRVKVKDYPIFSELAQVRTVLAKEHDKYLRERGILKYSATGIGEKIQWRGKTLYRYMMAFNADNIDENLTSTLNIISAALNSALSGKKIERQARKLEAEMDKAREIQRSILPQHEMRFNKYELYGVSLADLVVGGDFFDYLQFEQDTERLGVVIGDAASKGFSAAAQALYVSGALRMGFAFQTKIGSLLSRINALVHQTFSEEQFVSLFYCELTDAKNGLVLFANCGHNHPIVYRHQTGSHEFLETTGQMLGPFPEATFKTENILMNKGDILLLYTDGVSEARNEQGEFYGERRIVEQMEKHHKNSAKDITRLLLEDVQTYSASSEHADDKTIVTIKRVE from the coding sequence ATGCAAATACGAAAACTCTATCGCACAATCGAAACAATCGCTTCCCGCTCATTTACGAACGAGGAAGAGTTGTTGAAGAACGTCCTGCAAGCCGTCATCAGGAATGAAGAAATAAGCATGAAGGGGGGACGGCTTTGGAGATTCGATTCGAAAACGGGGACGTATGCGCTGATATTTCAAGACGGGGAAATCGAGCGTATCCGCGCGAACTTCCGTGTGAAGGTAAAAGACTATCCGATATTTTCCGAACTCGCTCAGGTGCGAACCGTTCTCGCGAAGGAACACGACAAATATTTACGCGAGCGCGGCATTTTGAAATATTCTGCAACGGGGATTGGCGAAAAAATTCAGTGGCGCGGCAAAACCTTGTATCGCTACATGATGGCGTTCAATGCGGATAATATTGACGAAAATCTCACCTCGACGCTCAACATTATTAGCGCAGCGTTGAACTCAGCTTTGAGCGGAAAGAAAATTGAACGGCAAGCGCGCAAACTCGAAGCCGAAATGGATAAAGCAAGGGAAATCCAACGCAGCATTTTACCGCAACACGAAATGCGATTTAACAAGTACGAATTGTACGGCGTTTCGCTTGCTGATTTGGTTGTTGGCGGTGACTTTTTTGATTATCTTCAATTCGAGCAGGATACGGAACGTCTCGGTGTAGTTATCGGCGACGCAGCGAGCAAAGGATTTTCTGCCGCCGCACAGGCGTTGTATGTCTCTGGCGCGTTGCGAATGGGTTTCGCATTTCAAACTAAAATCGGTTCTCTGTTGTCACGTATCAACGCGCTTGTTCATCAAACATTTTCCGAAGAGCAGTTCGTCTCTCTTTTTTATTGTGAATTAACTGATGCAAAAAACGGCTTGGTGTTGTTCGCCAACTGCGGACACAATCATCCGATTGTTTATCGTCATCAAACCGGAAGTCATGAGTTTTTAGAGACAACAGGGCAAATGCTCGGTCCGTTTCCCGAAGCGACATTCAAAACAGAAAATATTTTGATGAACAAAGGGGATATTTTATTGTTGTACACGGATGGGGTTTCCGAAGCGCGCAACGAGCAGGGCGAGTTTTATGGTGAACGACGCATCGTTGAGCAGATGGAAAAGCATCATAAAAATTCTGCCAAAGATATTACGAGATTGCTGCTCGAAGATGTGCAAACATACAGCGCGTCTTCCGAGCATGCAGACGACAAAACAATTGTTACAATCAAACGAGTTGAATAA
- a CDS encoding ATP-binding protein, with amino-acid sequence MNEAKSIGSIFSISTGKIEGVLNDDVVIDSGNEQEQYRVGQVGSYVLLPEAGRMIIGTIISMYDSGLGAPEKNFSGKRFLVIQPLGTLKNGKFERGVTALPVIGSPIYATTGKDLEAVFSTYRAFNFSLGPLSLFDKEQLYIDPNKFFGKHIAVFGSTGSGKSYTVSTIIQKVSSLENSHVMILDLHGEYAHAFPDQNIIKITELELPYWLMNFEELVETFIDETEASASNQMMVLKEAVMDSKKAKNPTMKDVITIDTPVYFGFLDVSARMKALDTERTLSGKEGPFYGQFTRFLVRLESKLMDKRYEFMFKPKTYNSSETFSQLLTKMLGLEGNKTITILDLSRVPFDVINVLVSLLGRVIYDFNLWNKARRDFPMLIVFEEAHTYLMQSGRASAARKTVERIAKEGRKYGVSSMIVSQRPAEISETITAQCNNFVAMRLLNPNDQQYVRKLVPESQANFIDVLPTLRQGEAFIIGDSVAIPVRVMLDKPNPEPGGADIMYFEKWKKRDAETIVQDVVQNWWRQIRA; translated from the coding sequence ATGAACGAAGCAAAAAGTATCGGTTCAATATTTTCAATCAGCACAGGAAAAATTGAAGGTGTATTAAATGACGATGTAGTCATTGATTCGGGGAACGAACAGGAACAATACCGTGTCGGGCAGGTCGGTTCGTATGTGCTTCTCCCTGAAGCCGGGAGAATGATTATCGGCACTATTATTTCCATGTATGATTCAGGACTCGGTGCGCCTGAAAAAAACTTCAGTGGCAAGCGGTTTCTTGTTATTCAACCGCTCGGAACGTTGAAGAATGGAAAGTTCGAGCGAGGTGTTACAGCATTGCCCGTCATCGGAAGTCCGATTTATGCCACCACAGGGAAAGATTTGGAAGCGGTTTTTTCAACCTATCGTGCATTTAATTTTTCGCTTGGTCCCCTCTCGCTGTTTGATAAAGAACAGTTGTACATTGACCCGAACAAATTTTTCGGGAAACACATTGCTGTGTTCGGTTCGACCGGCTCAGGGAAATCATATACTGTTTCCACAATCATTCAAAAAGTCTCTTCGCTTGAAAATTCTCATGTCATGATTTTGGATTTGCACGGCGAATATGCACACGCGTTTCCCGACCAAAACATTATCAAGATTACGGAACTTGAACTTCCGTATTGGCTGATGAACTTTGAAGAACTTGTCGAAACATTTATTGACGAAACAGAAGCGTCGGCAAGTAATCAAATGATGGTGCTGAAAGAAGCAGTCATGGATTCGAAGAAGGCGAAGAACCCGACGATGAAAGATGTCATCACCATAGACACACCTGTGTATTTCGGTTTCCTTGATGTCAGCGCACGAATGAAAGCGCTTGATACGGAACGAACATTGAGCGGAAAAGAGGGACCGTTCTACGGACAATTCACCCGGTTTCTCGTTCGGTTGGAAAGTAAGTTGATGGACAAACGATACGAGTTCATGTTCAAACCGAAAACATACAACTCGTCGGAAACATTTTCTCAGTTGCTGACAAAAATGCTTGGACTTGAAGGGAATAAAACAATAACAATTCTGGATTTAAGTCGTGTCCCGTTTGATGTTATCAACGTACTTGTTTCTCTGCTCGGCAGAGTAATTTATGATTTCAATTTGTGGAACAAAGCGCGCCGCGATTTTCCGATGCTGATTGTGTTTGAAGAAGCACATACCTATTTGATGCAAAGCGGACGCGCATCTGCCGCACGAAAGACGGTCGAGCGAATTGCAAAAGAAGGAAGAAAGTATGGCGTCAGCAGTATGATTGTAAGTCAACGACCGGCGGAAATTTCCGAGACGATAACTGCACAGTGCAACAACTTCGTGGCGATGCGTTTACTCAACCCGAACGACCAACAGTATGTTCGCAAACTCGTCCCCGAATCTCAGGCGAATTTTATTGATGTTCTGCCGACACTTCGGCAAGGTGAGGCGTTCATCATTGGTGATTCGGTCGCAATTCCCGTGCGCGTCATGCTCGATAAGCCTAACCCCGAACCCGGCGGCGCCGACATCATGTACTTCGAAAAATGGAAAAAGCGCGATGCTGAAACAATTGTTCAGGATGTAGTGCAAAATTGGTGGCGGCAAATCAGAGCCTAA